TTATGACGCGATCTTCAACGTGCTTGGCTGGGAAGCCTACCAGGGGTCGGAAGACTTTGGTCAGGTCGTTCAGATCTCCTTCGACGACATTGAGGTCACGCCACACCATGCCTACTTCCTATGCGTCGAAGAGTCCTACCTGCGTGAGCATGGCGACACGGTGCGCAGCTTCCTGCAGGCCACCGGCAAGGGATACGACTTTGCGCGCGACAATCAGGATGAGACGATCCAGCTGATTGCCAGCACCATGTGCGCCAGCGAAGAAGACACCCTCAAAGCTTCCCTGGCCTTTATGGCGCCCACGTGGCACGCGCCCAGTGGACAGTGGGGGCAGATGGACGAGGGGGTCATCCGCTCCTACACCCAGTGGATGGTTGATAACGGGTTCACCACCGCGACGATGGATGACATTGATGGCGCGTGGACGAACGACTACCTGCAGTAAGACAACTGCCCGCAGTACGTGAACGCTGGGGTGAGGCCGGGAGAATCTGCCCGACCTCACCCCAGATCGTGTAAGAGAAGAAAACCCCGCCGAATCTCACTGCGCTGACGGGTGAGATGACAAAGAGGAACGAGACAAAACGGACAGCGGCGAAAACAGAAAGCCCTTCAAAGCGACGAAAGTGGAACCCACGAGGACGAACAGAAGATTGTATGAATGTGAATTTCGTTTGTGACAAGAGGGGGAGTGCGATCCGGCACGTTCGTCGCTTCAATGCCGTACAGTAGCGGTAAGTGTGAAACGAGTGGGCACTCACTGGCAATGGTGAAGCGTGATCCCTCGTCCGAACGACACATGAAAGGCCAGCAATGAAGCGAACAGAATTCGATGTCGTTGTCGTCGGGTCGGGTGCAGCCGGCCTGAGCGCGTCACTGACGGCGGCAAAAAACGGGCTACGCACACTGATGATCGAAAAAGGCGACAAATGGGGCGGGTCCACCGCTAAGTCGGCCGGCATGGTGTGGGTGCCGGGTAACAAACAGCTTCAACGTGTCGGCGGCAACGACAATATGGAAATGGGTCGCACCTACATGAAGGCGACGGTTGGAGACTGCACCAGTGACGAAATGATTGATTCGTTCCTGACCAACGGTACGCGCGCGATGGATTTCCTGACTGCAAACTGCCCCGGACTGGTGTGGCGCAACATGGAAGGCTACCCCGATTACTGGCTCGACGCTCCGGGAGCTCAGCCGCAAGGACGCGGCGTGGAGGCCGGTGCCTTCGACTCGAACAAACTGGGCAAATGGAAAAAGAACCAGATGGAGGCCTATTTCAAACCGGCTGTTCCGCTGGATCTGAATTCGTTCGACTCCGCCGACATCCTGCTCTTTGCGTCAAGCTGGAAGCCGTGGGCGCGACTGGCCCGACTGACTGCACGCAACATCAAGCATCTCTTTGCCCGGCGCACACCGCGCACAATGGGAATGGGACTGACCGGCGCCCTCATGGAAGGATGCCTGCGCGCAGGTGTCGAAATTGCCATGAACACCGCGTTGAAGGACCTCATTGTGGAGGATGACGCGGTGCGCGGCATCGTCGTGACGCACGAAGGCAAGGAGTCACGTATCCGCGCTGCCAAGGGCGTCATCCTGGCGTGCGGCGGGTTCGAGCGAAACGCGCAGATGCGTCAGAAATACCAGCGCCACCCGATTAATGGCACGTGGACTGTCGGCGCGGAAACGAACACGGGCGACGGTATTCAGGTCGGCCTGCAACACGGTGCTGCGATCGACAATATGGCTGATGCGATCTGGTCACCTGTTATCCAGTTGCCGCGTTCATCCGCGTGGACGCCGATCGTCATTGAAGATGAGGAACGCTTTATCGTCCCGGACCGGTCCCTGCCACACACCGTGATTGTCAACGGCCAGGGCAAGCGCTTCATGAACGAAGCGCTGCCATACTGCACCGCTGGCCAGGGCCTGTATGGTGGGCATTTCGGCAAGGGCGAGGGAGACGCTGAAAACCTTCCCGCCTGGCTGATCTTCGATCATCAGTTCCGCTCGAAATACGTGTTCGGCTACGGACACATGCCGGTCGTGCCCCTGCCCAGGGAATACTTCGAATCAGGGGCGATGGTACAGGCAGACAGCGTGGACGAGCTGGCGCAGAAGATCGACGTGCCGGTCGAGCAGCTGCGCCTCACCCTCGAGCGGTTCAACGATTTTGCGCGCACAGGCATCGACGAGGATTTCCACCGCGGCGAAAACGAACACGATCGTTTCTACGGTGACCGCTACCATGAGCCGAACCCGTCGCTCGGCACAGTGGAGAAAGGCCCGTTCTACGCCACGCAGGTCTACCCCGGTGACATTGGAACGTCGGGCGGCCTGGTGATTAATCCGCAGGCGCAGGTCACGCGCGAGGACGGCAGCGTCATTGACGGTCTGTATGCGGCCGGCAATACCACCAAATCCATTGTTGGACACACCTACACTGCCGGCGGCACGTCGATTGGGGCCGCTCTGGTCTTCGGGTATGTTGCCGCGCGTACGATCGCAGAAAAGGCCGGCCGCAATATGGTTGCTCACTAAGAACAGCGAGGGTGCCTGGCCACGCACGCACACCCGAGCGCGGCCAGTATGAGTGCGCCTGCGACCATTCCTCCATGGGCGCCACTGCTGGCAAGGCGCTGCGTGCCCAGTGGCGTAACTGATGCCAACGGGGCACCTGAAGCCGAGGCGGAGGCATGCTGCTCGCCCGTGCTCTGCGCGCCAGCCGCGTCCTGCGGTGTGGTACCTGCATCTGCACCGTCAGTCTTCGTCTTGCCAGAGTCTGTCGGCTGAGATTCGCTGGAGGGAGCCCCGCCAGCGGGAGTATCTGGCGTGGGAGTGCCTGCGGTGGGCGTGTCAGCGCACGAGGGCGTCTTTCCTGACCTGTGATCAAGGATTGCCTGGTGACCGACAAGTACGGTCAGGCACTGCTTGCCTGATGATGCGGGCGCGCCATCGATCGTCCCGCTGTAGGACGCATCGAGCAGATACACGCCAGGCTGGGTGAATGCCCACGCCGCATGTGCGTGAATGTTCGCCGGCATGGTGATGCTTGTCATTTCGCGGGTCGAATTTATCAATTCGGTGGTCTCACCGAAGGTTCCCAGGGTAAAGACGTGGTATGAGGCGCCTTTGGGAATGGAGCGCGGCTCAAGGTGTAAAGTCAGTGACTCGGCACGCTCAGCGTCAACCTCGGTCGTCGACCAGCCTGGCCACAACGCGCCCTGGCGCTGTTCCTGGTCCAGCAGGTAGTACTTGGCTGGAGGTGTGGGAAGGAAATTGGGTCCGTTCGCCGCGCCTGACGGAGTGCGCGGAGTGGACCGACGCGTATTGTCATCCAGTGCGAACGCGACTGACGATAGTTCGCGAACCTGCGATGAATGTGCATGCTGCCTGGTGTCATCCTTCAATGCGATCCCCAGACGACCATTTGCCTCCAAGCGGGCCTGAATATCCACGTGGCCATCGTTCAGGATCAGACGCGGGTCAGCCTGTGTGTGCGGCGAGTCGCTATCGGTTCCGGGAGCGGTGCCTGGTTTCGCACCGGGATTTGAGCCAGGATCAGTCCCCGTCTCGGATCCGCCCGGCTTTCCATCCGTACCGGCTGCGTCGGACGGATCGGAATCTGGATCGGCAGGTGCTGCGGGAGAAGCAGCTCTCAGCGTGCCTGAATACGTCAGCGGCTGAGCAGTATTGACAGGCGTGGGGATCGTGACCTCGGTCGGCAGCGCTCCGATCAGAGCGTGAGGGAGCACCGTGAATTTCAGTGACATCCCATCGCAGTCAGACTGCATATAGGTGATGGAAGCGGTGGCTGCGCCCTTCGACCCCGACACCATCTCCGAGGGCTCAAGACCGCAGGTGGGATTATTCGCGCCAGCCTCGTAATATCCGCCACGGAGCGTCGCACGGATCTTCGGGTCATTGAACCTTATAGTCGTGCTGAATGTCTCCCCGTCTTCCGGGGTGAGCGTGAGAGCGAATCCCAAGTCAGTGGGCGTATACGCGTCGGTCGAAAATGCAGGCGCCGGATCGTGTGAAGCGGGCTGCGGCAGCCCCTGAGCGCTTGCGGGAGACGATACCGTTGCCGCAGCATCGCCTGTCGAGTAAGACACTTCGGGTGAGACCCACCTGGCGTGTGTGCCATCTGCGGGAATAAAAACGGCTTGGAGGGAGCTGGTGGTGTTCCCCAGCATTTCAGGCCACGTTGCACGCCCGTCTTTAACAGGTACTTCCGCCAGGAAATAGCCGTCGATCAAGAAGGTCACTGTTCCGCTGGCACCTTCAGGCACGCTCGCCACCAGATCCGTCAGCTGATCATCACCATCATTGTCTCGCCCGTGGTGGGGGCGAACGGTCAAGGAGTAGGTACCGGCCTGCGGTGGAGCATCAGATGCCGCGGCAAACTGATCGGACAGCGAAGCAGAGGGTGTGCTTCCGGGTTGGCTGCCGCCGACCTGCCACACGTGCGGGTACTTTCTTGACGCGATCAGGGTGCCGTCAGCTGAGCGTGCGGTGACGCGATATGTCGCCGTGTAGCGTCCGGGTTTGGAAAACAGCGTCATATTGTGCGTGTGAGATCCTGCAGTCAACCATGTTGAGCGCAGATCCGGATTATGGCTGGAGATTAAGCGCGTCAGAATCTTCAATGGCCCCAACGTCGTGTAATTCATCAGTTCCATGCGACCAGGTCCATCAAAATCAACCAGGTCGAGGGTGAAAGTGCGACCAGCAAACTGTTCAATCGGAATATCTGCATCGGCACCAAATCCTGCCCAGATCGGAGCCTGATTCCACCCCGGAAGCTGCGGAGCCATGTACCACGTGGCACTGGTGTCTCGCAGGAATCTCACCTCAGGATCGTCAGGAACGTGGTAGATAAACTGCTGAGCCTGGGTTGTGTCGTTGTACCCCTTGCCGACCCAGTTTACGGTCTGCTCAAGCGGATAGACCTTCCCATGCGCCTCGTTCTTGAGGACGAAGGTTCCGCCTTCCCAATACGTTTTCGGCGCATCGATATGTCCGAGCGTTGCCACGGTTTTCCCGTCATCGGGAGCGGCATGGGTGGGCGGAGTTGTCGACAGTGCGGCGCCGATGGTCATGATTGCAGTGACGAGGGTGGCGCCGGCATATCGGAAGAATCGTTGGCGGGAGATGGCGGGCACGGTGTGCATCTTTCGTAGGCGGTGAAGTTACCACCACACTAGTGCAAGTGAGAATACTTATCAATAAGATGAGAGCTGCCCATTGTGACTCCTTGTCGTCAACGGGTAGCGATCACGCCCAGTGCTGTCCCCACCGCGACGCCCGCCGCATCGGCCACCACATCTACCGAATCGGCACCGCGACCCGGAATATGAGCCTGAAGTTTTTCGGAGATCCATCCGTGCGCGCATTGGCCCGCAGCGGCCACATACCACGGCACTCCCACAGCAACGAGGCTGGCAGTGCCTGCGGCAAACAACACAGCGTGCACAAGTTTGTCGGCATCACGCGGCATCGATTTCAACACGGCGTCCGCGATGCTGTCGTGATCGTCACTGTCGATGGCGCTGGTATCGTCGGTGGCACAGGTTCCGCCAGTGGAGCAGGCCGCGCTGGTGCCGGTATCGCTGGTGCCGGTATCGCTGAGGTAATTGGTGCCATTGCCGTCGGTGTCATCAGCGTCAGTGACGCCGATTCCGCTGGCGCCGCAATCCGACCGTGTCACAGCTCGCGGATCAGGGGCATAGAGTGCTGCAAGCTGCGCGCCCCACGCGAGACCAGCTAACACCCATGTGACAGGTGAAGGCTGACGCGAGCGTCGTGCCATCAGTGCGTCTTCTCCCAACGGCCAGGTGTCAAAGGCAGTGCACGCTTGTGAGCGGTGCGCGAGTGCCACCTGACGATGGTCTGCTCATCTTCTTCGCTCACCTCGCGGCCCTCAAGGTAGTCGTCAATGGCCTCATACGTGACGCCCAGAGCAACTTCATCAGGACGCAGCGGCTTATCAGATTCCAGATCCGCGGTAGGAACCTTGTCAGTCAGTGTCGCCGGAGCGCCCAGATAGCGGCCCAGCTCCCGCACGCGGCGCTTGGGCAGTCCAGTCAGCGGTGTCACGTCAGCAGCACCATCACCAAACTTCGTGTAGAACCCGACGAGGGCTTCCGCAGCCTGATCAGTGCCGACGACGAGCATTCCGCGAGCACCGGCAACTGTGAACTGCGCGATCATGCGTTCGCGAGCCTTCACGTTGCCCTTGACAAACTCCGTGTAGGAATCGACATGATCATCATCTGCTTCACTCACTGCCTGCCACATGGCATCGGTCGACGCTCCGATGTTGACTGTCAGAACCTGATCAGCATCGATAAACGACAGGGCATCTTGCGCGTCGTCCTCGTCAGCCTGGACCTGGTATGGAAGGCGCATCGCGACGAATGTGGCGTCACCACCATCCTCGCGCACTTTTTCGCACGCCAGCTGAGACAGGCGACCGGCAACGGTAGAATCTACTCCGCCCGAAATGCCCAGGACATAGCCCTTCAGGCCAGTTTCCTTGAGATATTCGGCCAGGAACGTGATTCGACGCTCGACCTCGTGAGCCGCATCGAAATCTTCGACAACTTCCAGTTCTTCCATAATCGCGCGTTGGCGTTCATGATCAGTCATATCTGAATCGTAGCGAACTGAGGGCGCTCGCAGTACTGCCAACATCGGCGTATCTCACGCTTGCTCGGGTGGGGCGATAAGTTTCGCCAGCGTAGAGTAGAAGCATGCAGGTAAAGAACCTCTTGGATCGCGGACTGATCCCGTACATGGAAGGTGACCGAATCCAGCGTGAGACCTTCGATGACGTGAAGGTGAGCCATTGCGATGACACGCTCATTGTTGCTCAGTTCGAACCGACCTACACGGCTGGGAGGCGCACGAAGCCTGAAGATATCGTCGATGCTGACCTGCCGGTCATTTCGGTTGACCGTGGAGGATCGGTAACGTGGCACGGGCCCGGGCAGCTGGTGATTTACCCGATTATTCGCCTGGCAGATCCAACGGAAACGATTGGATACATTCGCGCCGTCGAAGCGGCAGTCATCGAGGCTGTCCGCACTACATGGCACCTGCCGGTTGTTCGCATTGAGGGCAAAGCCGGTGTGTGGTTGCGTGACCCTGATCGCAAACTCTGCGCCATCGGACTCAAAGTGGCTCAGGGCGCAACGATGCATGGTCTT
The sequence above is a segment of the Schaalia radingae genome. Coding sequences within it:
- a CDS encoding FAD-dependent oxidoreductase; the encoded protein is MKRTEFDVVVVGSGAAGLSASLTAAKNGLRTLMIEKGDKWGGSTAKSAGMVWVPGNKQLQRVGGNDNMEMGRTYMKATVGDCTSDEMIDSFLTNGTRAMDFLTANCPGLVWRNMEGYPDYWLDAPGAQPQGRGVEAGAFDSNKLGKWKKNQMEAYFKPAVPLDLNSFDSADILLFASSWKPWARLARLTARNIKHLFARRTPRTMGMGLTGALMEGCLRAGVEIAMNTALKDLIVEDDAVRGIVVTHEGKESRIRAAKGVILACGGFERNAQMRQKYQRHPINGTWTVGAETNTGDGIQVGLQHGAAIDNMADAIWSPVIQLPRSSAWTPIVIEDEERFIVPDRSLPHTVIVNGQGKRFMNEALPYCTAGQGLYGGHFGKGEGDAENLPAWLIFDHQFRSKYVFGYGHMPVVPLPREYFESGAMVQADSVDELAQKIDVPVEQLRLTLERFNDFARTGIDEDFHRGENEHDRFYGDRYHEPNPSLGTVEKGPFYATQVYPGDIGTSGGLVINPQAQVTREDGSVIDGLYAAGNTTKSIVGHTYTAGGTSIGAALVFGYVAARTIAEKAGRNMVAH
- a CDS encoding choice-of-anchor M domain-containing protein, with the protein product MPAISRQRFFRYAGATLVTAIMTIGAALSTTPPTHAAPDDGKTVATLGHIDAPKTYWEGGTFVLKNEAHGKVYPLEQTVNWVGKGYNDTTQAQQFIYHVPDDPEVRFLRDTSATWYMAPQLPGWNQAPIWAGFGADADIPIEQFAGRTFTLDLVDFDGPGRMELMNYTTLGPLKILTRLISSHNPDLRSTWLTAGSHTHNMTLFSKPGRYTATYRVTARSADGTLIASRKYPHVWQVGGSQPGSTPSASLSDQFAAASDAPPQAGTYSLTVRPHHGRDNDGDDQLTDLVASVPEGASGTVTFLIDGYFLAEVPVKDGRATWPEMLGNTTSSLQAVFIPADGTHARWVSPEVSYSTGDAAATVSSPASAQGLPQPASHDPAPAFSTDAYTPTDLGFALTLTPEDGETFSTTIRFNDPKIRATLRGGYYEAGANNPTCGLEPSEMVSGSKGAATASITYMQSDCDGMSLKFTVLPHALIGALPTEVTIPTPVNTAQPLTYSGTLRAASPAAPADPDSDPSDAAGTDGKPGGSETGTDPGSNPGAKPGTAPGTDSDSPHTQADPRLILNDGHVDIQARLEANGRLGIALKDDTRQHAHSSQVRELSSVAFALDDNTRRSTPRTPSGAANGPNFLPTPPAKYYLLDQEQRQGALWPGWSTTEVDAERAESLTLHLEPRSIPKGASYHVFTLGTFGETTELINSTREMTSITMPANIHAHAAWAFTQPGVYLLDASYSGTIDGAPASSGKQCLTVLVGHQAILDHRSGKTPSCADTPTAGTPTPDTPAGGAPSSESQPTDSGKTKTDGADAGTTPQDAAGAQSTGEQHASASASGAPLASVTPLGTQRLASSGAHGGMVAGALILAALGCACVARHPRCS
- the nadE gene encoding ammonia-dependent NAD(+) synthetase, with the protein product MTDHERQRAIMEELEVVEDFDAAHEVERRITFLAEYLKETGLKGYVLGISGGVDSTVAGRLSQLACEKVREDGGDATFVAMRLPYQVQADEDDAQDALSFIDADQVLTVNIGASTDAMWQAVSEADDDHVDSYTEFVKGNVKARERMIAQFTVAGARGMLVVGTDQAAEALVGFYTKFGDGAADVTPLTGLPKRRVRELGRYLGAPATLTDKVPTADLESDKPLRPDEVALGVTYEAIDDYLEGREVSEEDEQTIVRWHSRTAHKRALPLTPGRWEKTH
- the lipB gene encoding lipoyl(octanoyl) transferase LipB → MQVKNLLDRGLIPYMEGDRIQRETFDDVKVSHCDDTLIVAQFEPTYTAGRRTKPEDIVDADLPVISVDRGGSVTWHGPGQLVIYPIIRLADPTETIGYIRAVEAAVIEAVRTTWHLPVVRIEGKAGVWLRDPDRKLCAIGLKVAQGATMHGLALNVNPDFSRAFTGIIPCGLHDCGVASLVGEGVDGVSVADAADPLIASLTAHLEPLTYSAHESELAATK